GGCGTCGGGGTTGCGGTCGGTGTCGATGTCGGCTCCGGAGTTGCGGTCGGTGTGGGCGTCGGTGTCGGCTTCGGCCCCAGTCTCACCGCCCAGGCATCGGCATTCGCCGGCCCTCCCCTCTCGGTAGCATTGAAGGTTCCTGCGAAGACATGCTCTTCCGGCGCTATCTCGAGGAGGGATGCGGCCCGGTCGCCGGGATTCTCACCCCCGAAGGTCCTGCTCCACGCCACCGCTCCTTCGGTGTCGGTCGCGACCAGCCAGGCGTCGGTATCGTCCACCCCGGGAAACCCGGTCTCCCCGGCGAAGAGGTAACCGCCGTCTGCGGTCTCGATCACGGCCACCGCCGACTCATCTACGCCGAAGTCCCCGTAGATCCAGTTCCAGAGGATATCCCCATCGGGCGTGAGTTTGATGAGGAGGGCGTCGGTATCGACCGTTGCGTTATCGGGCCTCTCCGTGAAGGTCCCGGCGACGAGCAGGTTACCGTCCGAGGTGTTGATCACCGCCCGGCCGGCATCGTCGTCGGGGCTGCCGAACGTCCGGTTCCAGACCTCATCCCCCGACTCGTTCAGCCTGACCACCCAGACGTCGGCCATGCCCGCTCCCGAGGATTCGGTACTGCCGGCAAGGACGAAGTCTCCGCCGGGAAGCCGGGTGACGGCGTTCGCGGTCTCGTTCCCCGCGCCGCCGAACGTCCTGTTCCAGACCTCCATACCCGACTCGTTCAGCCTGACCGCCCAGGCAGCGGCCTCGTTCCCTCCCCATGGCACGATGGAGCCGACGAAGAGGTAGCCGCCGTCATCGGTCCCGGTCACCGCGTTTGCCGAGGCATTGACGCCCGGACCGCCGTAGGTTCGATTCCAGGCCTCGCTGCCTGAGGGGTCTATCTTCACAATCCACGCATCGGTATCCAGCCGCGTCCCGTTCGTGACGAGGGTGAGGTTCCCGGCGAAGAGGAGGTTGCCATCATCGGTCTGGACGATGGAACGCGCAGTGTCGGCCTCCTCCCCACCATAGGTCCTGTTCCATTCCTCGGTGCCCTCCGGCGTCAGCCTGATCACCCGGGCGTCCGTCTTCCCCGATCCGGACGATGCCGTCTCCCCGGCGAGGAAGAACCCGGCTCCTCCGGGGTCCGTGACGATTGCATATGCCGCATCGGAGGTATCCAATCCTCCGTACGTTCGGTTCCAGATAACTGCAGGGTCTCCTGTCTGTGCTCCCGCGGCCGCAATGAGCGCGAGTGCCGACAGGAGAATGATCCCGAAATAGGTGCCGCGTTGCATGGTTTGCCTCTCCTCGTCTTCACCCCGGGAACACGCTGCGGTCCGCGCCGTGAACTGCCGGCATTCCCCCATCCCCGGGGTTTCCGGCGAACCGCCAGACACGGGTTTGTTCGTTGAAGGCCCGGCTTCCTGCAGAGGCCCTCTGGTCCCGCAGCATCGCGGGGTCTGCACTTCAATAGCGCCATTATTATAATAATTTTATTTCAAAACACGAGTATGGTGGTGGTTCGAGTGTCCGGATGCCCGGGAACCGGGGCATCTCGCGATCCTCCCGGGGGATGGGGATACACCGGTTCGGCTGCCTTCCGGCCTCCCGTTCAGGGGCACGGCCCTGCCCTGCGGGTGCGACGGCGCCGGATGACCGGGACCCTCTGCCCACAACCATCAATACGCTTATGAACAAACCTTGATAGGAGACGTGCATGAAACTCTTGCTTGTGATTGCACCGGAACGGTTCAGGGACGAGGAACTGGAGGTCCCTAGACGAACCTTTGAGGAGGCGGGGATCGACGTCGATATCGCCTCTACGGCCGCCGGCATGTGCACGGGGATGCTGGGGGGCACTGCGGAGGCGGTCATGACGTTTGACGACGCGGACCCCGACGACTACGCCGGGGTCGTGGTTGTGGGCGGCGCCGGTTCACAGGAGCACCTCTGGGGAAGCGAACGGCTCCGGGGTCTCGTCCGGTCGTTCTTCGAGCAGGGCAAGGTCGTCGCCGCCATCTGTCTCGCGCCGGTCGTGCTGGCACGGGCGGGTATCCTCACCGGGCGGCAGGCAACGGTATACCCGAGCCCGGCGGCGGTAGGGGAGATGAAGAAGGCCGGGGCAAACCTCCTTGAGATTCCCGTCGTCGCCGACATGCAGGTCGTGACCGCGAACGGACCCGGTGCCGCCGCACAGTTCGCCGATACCATCATCACGAAACTGGAATGCTGAACGATACAGAAGGCGGTGAGGTGAACCGGGCGGACTGCACCCTGGTAATCCCCGCATACAACGAAGAACGGCGGATACGGTCGCTTTTCAAGGACATCTCGGGATTTGCCGGCGACCTCGTCTTCGTCTGCGACGGGACCGATGCCACACCCGCCGTCATCGGTGCGTTTGCGGCCGATCACCCGTTGCTCCGTATCCGGTGCCTGACATTTCCGGCCCGCCTCGGAAAAGGGGGAGGCGTTGTTGCCGGCATGAAGGCGGCGACAACACCCTTCGTCGGTTACATGGATGCCGACGGTTCGACGTCCCTGTCCGAGATGGAGCGCCTCTTCGACCGCCTGGCAACCGCGGACGGCGCCATCGGCTCGCGCTGGGTCCCCGGCTCCGTCCTGACGGTGAGACAGGGCTTCCGGCGCCGGGCCGAGAGCCGTCTCTTCAACCTCCTGGTCCGGCTGCTCTTCGGGCTCGACTACCGGGACACCCAGTGCGGTGCGAAGGCCTTCCGGAAGGAGGCGGTCGATGCGGTTCTCTCTTCCACCCGGTCGACCGGGTTCGAGTTCGACGTCGAACTCCTCTGGCGGCTCGCGCAGAGCGGCTACCGGGTGGAGGAGGTCCCGATCACCTGGGAGAACCGGGACGAGTCGAAGGTGATGGCGTCGGATGCAAAAGAGATGCTTCGCGGGATGCTCCGCCTCCGGTTCGGGTGACGGTCTCCCCCGACGGAACTGTCGTAACTCGAACTCCGCTCCTCCGGAGCGTCGTTCCTATCGGAACGTCGTCACTCGCACCTGACAGTGCTCGAACTCCGTTCCTATCGGAACGTCGTCACTCGCACCTGACAGTGCTCGAACTCCGTTCCTGACGGAACGTCGTCACTCGCACCTGACAGTGCTCGAACTCCGTTCCTGACGGAACGTCGTCACTCGCACCTGACAGTGCTCGAACTCCGTTCCTGACGGAACGTCGTCACTCGAAAACGCTTCGCGTTTTCTCAAGCTCCGCCTGCCCCTAGCGGGGCACGCGTCGCACCCGGAACAAACCGCCGGGTTTTAAGGCTTTCCGGGCGAACAGACTTTCACAGGAGCGCGGGTCACAGTGTTTGAGAAGACGGTCTTCGTGGAGGAGATTAACGGGGGAGCGCAGGTCGACGCACCTTTCGTGGTGGATGCTGCAGGGTTGAGGGAGAAACGGGACGGCGGCAAGTACATCCAGCTCACCATCTCCGATAAGACCGGCCGGGGAACCTGCAAGGTATGG
This portion of the Methanoculleus oceani genome encodes:
- a CDS encoding dolichyl-phosphate beta-glucosyltransferase; its protein translation is MLNDTEGGEVNRADCTLVIPAYNEERRIRSLFKDISGFAGDLVFVCDGTDATPAVIGAFAADHPLLRIRCLTFPARLGKGGGVVAGMKAATTPFVGYMDADGSTSLSEMERLFDRLATADGAIGSRWVPGSVLTVRQGFRRRAESRLFNLLVRLLFGLDYRDTQCGAKAFRKEAVDAVLSSTRSTGFEFDVELLWRLAQSGYRVEEVPITWENRDESKVMASDAKEMLRGMLRLRFG
- a CDS encoding DJ-1/PfpI/YhbO family deglycase/protease produces the protein MKLLLVIAPERFRDEELEVPRRTFEEAGIDVDIASTAAGMCTGMLGGTAEAVMTFDDADPDDYAGVVVVGGAGSQEHLWGSERLRGLVRSFFEQGKVVAAICLAPVVLARAGILTGRQATVYPSPAAVGEMKKAGANLLEIPVVADMQVVTANGPGAAAQFADTIITKLEC